The Streptomyces fungicidicus nucleotide sequence GCCTGTGCTGTACGCACAGGAGGTGATCCTGAACGAACTCGCACAGGGGCTCAGACCGACGGCCGACGGCGTTGAGTGGTTCGAGGGCCTCTTAGAAGACGACCAACGCAAGGTCCTGCACGCGCTGGTGCTGTTCTGCGGGCAGGCCCGTGCCTGCGAGGAGGACGTACCGGAGAGCATCACGCGTTCCGGCATCCGCCCCACTCACACGCCGGCGGTGATGCTCACGAAGTGGCGCTTCGGAATGGAAGCACTTCCGGCCTACGAACTCACCAAGTCCTTCCGCCTGCTCGTCGCCCTCTTCAGCATCGCCGACACCCGCAGGCGAACACTGCACTGTGCCGACGGATGCGGTCACGCCTGGCACAACCTGCCGGATCCGCCAGACGACGCAACCTGAGACGTCTTCTTGCCCTGGGTCTTGTCGGAGATCTTGGAGAGCTGGGTTCCTGCTGGTCCGGGGCGGTGGGAACGTGCGCCTGGTGGTCGTTGTTGGTCGTCATTGGCCACTGTCGAGCGGCCTCGGACGGCCCAGGGACGGCCCGGCTCCTCAGTCTGAGTGGTGGGCCGCCGACCTCAGCGCGAGGGGCGCCTCTTCGGGGGGACTGGGCCCGGGATCACATCCTTGCCAAGGTGTTCCTTGATCAGGTACTTGAGTTCTGGCCCTTCGATGAGCTGAAGCCGTCCATGTTGGCGGGCAAAGTCGTGGCTGGCCCTGCCGAACCAGGATGTGGTGATCAGGACCCCCTTGGCGGCACGCTTGTGCTCGACCACTCCGGCGAGCGCCTGGACGGACTCAACACCCACGAGCTTGCTGTAGCGCTTCGCCTGAATGATGCACTCACCGTTGAAGACGGGGTCCTTGCTGACGGCAACCGCGTCAACGCCCTCGTCTTTGGAGGCCTGGGTGTTCCAGGCCTCCATGCCGATCGCCTCGAACAGTTGGCGAATCAGGTGCTCGAACTCGGTGGGCGTCAGCTTCACCAGCACGGGCCTGCTGTCTAGGCCAGCGACTACATCCATGCTGTCCATGAGCCGGTATTTCGATAGGTCGAACTCGACGATGGGGCGGATCGGTTCGAGATCGTAGGGGTTGGGCGATACCAGGGCGTTGAGTCCCCTGAGGCACTGCGCTGGATCAACCTGGCTGAGCCGGAGCTTCCCGAACTGCTCCCTGCTGGCGCTGAGTGTCACTAGGCAGGGTGAGACCTCCTGACCGGTGGCCCGGTCGATGGTTTTCACATGGCCGTTCAGGATCACGCCATTGACGATCCGGTCTGGATCGCTCGTCAGGACCTCGTGGACTGTCCTCAGGGCGACTTGTGCCAGGACGGAGGCGTAGATCTCCTTGCGTTCCTTCTCCGGACGAGGCAGGACGGTCGTCTCGTCTCGGTTCTTCACGTACCGGTAGCCCCGCGCGGTTGGAACGATCGCTTCAGGCGGCAAGTGGATCTCAACGAGTACGTCACCGGTGGCAGGTCGAAAGGCGATTCGATGCTCGTGCGGGAAGCCCACTGGGTACACCGACGCATCCAGAACGGCCCCTAGATGAGCCTCGACCGCCGCGGGCTCCCCGGCCTTGTACGCCTCGCGCTCCTCATCCAACTTTGCGTTGAAGGTCGCCACCTCCTCAAGGGCTTGCGCTTCGGCCTGGCGGTGCTCGGCACGCTTCCGCTCCAGCGTTGCCAGCCGCTTCTCTTCGGCCCTCCGGTGGCGATTCTGTGCCTCGCCGAACCGCACACGCGCCTCTGCAACCTCAGCCTCATAGCGCTTCCTGCCAAGACCAAGGACAGCAGCCAGGCCACCGGGTTCCGGTGGTGCGAACTCCTCCCATCGCGGGGCAGGCTCCGGACGAGACCAAGGACGCTCGTCCAACTTCCTCGGCGTGTGAGTCCTCCGCCGGCGCTCAAAGGTCGTCGGCGGATCCCCCACCAGCGCGTCACGGAGCAACTGTCCAAGCTGCTCGACCTCGTGCTCGACCCCGATCGTGCGAACCCGTGCCTGCTCGGCCTGCTGGTCCTGATACGCGGCCTTCCGCTCGCGTTCCTGCCGCTTGCTGGCTGTCTCGGCGGCCTTACGTTCCCGCTCCGCTTGTCGCGCCCGTTGCTCCTGGGCACGTCGTAAAGCTTGCTGCTGCCGCTGATAGTCGTTGCCTCGGCCGCTGCCCCGTTGCGCCACCTGGTTGCCCCTCCCCTGGCCCTACTCCGCCACAGGGCTGCATTCCCCTTCCACATCGCAGAATCACGCCCAGCAGGGACGTCACCTCAGCCGGACCGCACGG carries:
- a CDS encoding DUF5958 family protein, translating into MILNELAQGLRPTADGVEWFEGLLEDDQRKVLHALVLFCGQARACEEDVPESITRSGIRPTHTPAVMLTKWRFGMEALPAYELTKSFRLLVALFSIADTRRRTLHCADGCGHAWHNLPDPPDDAT
- a CDS encoding restriction endonuclease; amino-acid sequence: MAQRGSGRGNDYQRQQQALRRAQEQRARQAERERKAAETASKRQERERKAAYQDQQAEQARVRTIGVEHEVEQLGQLLRDALVGDPPTTFERRRRTHTPRKLDERPWSRPEPAPRWEEFAPPEPGGLAAVLGLGRKRYEAEVAEARVRFGEAQNRHRRAEEKRLATLERKRAEHRQAEAQALEEVATFNAKLDEEREAYKAGEPAAVEAHLGAVLDASVYPVGFPHEHRIAFRPATGDVLVEIHLPPEAIVPTARGYRYVKNRDETTVLPRPEKERKEIYASVLAQVALRTVHEVLTSDPDRIVNGVILNGHVKTIDRATGQEVSPCLVTLSASREQFGKLRLSQVDPAQCLRGLNALVSPNPYDLEPIRPIVEFDLSKYRLMDSMDVVAGLDSRPVLVKLTPTEFEHLIRQLFEAIGMEAWNTQASKDEGVDAVAVSKDPVFNGECIIQAKRYSKLVGVESVQALAGVVEHKRAAKGVLITTSWFGRASHDFARQHGRLQLIEGPELKYLIKEHLGKDVIPGPVPPKRRPSR